The Rissa tridactyla isolate bRisTri1 chromosome 6, bRisTri1.patW.cur.20221130, whole genome shotgun sequence genome includes a region encoding these proteins:
- the TMEM26 gene encoding transmembrane protein 26, whose translation MELMVLLNALVTRLLFVLHSLIGVWRVTAAKKEPKYWLLALLNLLLCLETGLTLKFKQGRGYKWFSPAIFLYLICTVPSLWLLEIHHGTQYCGNEPGAVQVNLSNQDFNQSRDSSHGSERTDHHIIQTAKVFVNQLSTICETVWTLALHQTFLLLLVVGRWLLPIGVEITRDQLSQLLLMFVGTAADILEFASETLDIEDVRKNYALINAILAVWTWSMLQFPLDLAVQHIGCKPTASTRRIPSLLLCRYSAELWNIGVSLFIQDGPFLIVRSILMGHFRIFNQMLVFFTAKNILVVTLQLYRLAVITLDFRATILQKSRKGEVGCCPCEPYEASTHAIADQDTEMKEVVAFPPKEESQAPSAEQ comes from the exons ATGGAGTTGATGGTGCTGCTCAATGCTCTGGTTACTCGCCTGCTCTTTGTGTTGCACTCTCTCATCGGGGTCTGGAGAGTGACTGCAGCGAAGAAAGAACCCAAGTACTGGCTGCTGGCACTGCTCAATCTGCTCCTGTGCCTGGAGACAGGGCTCACCCTCAAGTTTAAGCAAGGCAGAGGCTACAAATG gtTTTCACcagcaatatttttatatctgaTTTGCACAGTACCATCACTATGGCTGCTAGAAATTCATCATGGGACTCAG TACTGCGGTAATGAGCCCGGAGCAGTTCAGGTGAATCTCAGCAACCAAGACTTCAATCAATCCAGAGACAGCAGTCATGGAAGTGAGAGAACAGATCACCACATCATTCAGACG GCAAAAGTTTTTGTGAATCAGCTCTCCACAATCTGTGAGACTGTATGGACACTGGCCCTCCACCAGACTTTTCTACTGCTACTAGTGGTTGGGAGATGGCTTCTCCCCATTGGAGTTGAAATCACCCGGGATCAATTGTCTCAGCTACTTCTCATGTTTGTGGGAACAGCAGCAGATATACTTGAATTTGCTAGTGAAACCTTGGACATCGAAGATGTTCG GAAGAATTACGCCCTCATAAATGCAATTCTTGCTGTATGGACCTGGAGTATGCTACAGTTTCCACTTGATCTCGCAG TACAGCATATTGGCTGCAAACCAACTGCATCGACTAGACGGAtccccagcctgctgctgtgcaggtaCAGCGCGGAACTGTGGAACATTGGGGTCAGCCTTTTCATACAGGATGGTCCCTTCCTCATTGTGCGTTCAATCCTGATGGGCCACTTCAGAATATTCAATCAAATGCTGGTGTTTTTTACAGCTAAGAATATCCTAGTTGTGACTCTACAATTGTATCGTTTGGCAGTGATAACGTTAGACTTCCGTGCTACCATTCTACAGAAGAGCAGGAAAGGAGAAGTCGGCTGTTGCCCATGTGAGCCTTATGAAGCCAGTACTCATGCTATCGCTGACCAAGATACCGAAATGAAAGAAGTTGTTGCTTTTCCTCCAAAAGAGGAATCCCAAGCTCCATCAGCAGAGCAGTGA